A genomic region of Pseudomonas sp. RSB 5.4 contains the following coding sequences:
- a CDS encoding amino acid ABC transporter permease: protein MNFNWDVFWQYLLQPSGVYLTGLWLTCLISVLAMLLGCVLGLAAALLRLSKNPLLHLPVRFYVWLMRGTPLLVQIVFLYTALAAGGIFRFEDIELFGLVIPGNIQAAIIALGLNEGAYMAEIIRAGIGAVDKGQYEAGRSLGMTFAKLMRRIVLPQAFRVIVPPLGNEFNVMLKNTTLVSVIGVQELLLSTQMVTSATFRVFELYLVVAIYFLLLTTLWGFFQRWLESRFGQSDRPSSPPPASSRMFGRNTLKLLRGR from the coding sequence ATGAACTTCAATTGGGATGTGTTCTGGCAGTACCTGTTGCAGCCCAGCGGCGTGTACCTCACCGGGCTCTGGCTGACCTGCCTGATCAGTGTGTTGGCGATGTTGCTCGGCTGTGTGTTGGGGCTGGCCGCCGCATTGTTGCGCTTGTCGAAGAACCCTCTGCTGCATCTGCCGGTGCGCTTTTATGTGTGGCTGATGCGCGGCACGCCGTTGCTGGTGCAAATCGTCTTTCTCTACACGGCGCTGGCGGCGGGCGGGATTTTTCGCTTCGAAGACATTGAGCTGTTCGGGCTGGTGATCCCCGGCAACATTCAGGCGGCGATCATTGCTCTGGGCCTCAACGAAGGCGCATACATGGCCGAGATCATCCGCGCCGGCATCGGCGCCGTGGACAAGGGCCAATACGAGGCCGGGCGCTCGCTGGGCATGACCTTCGCCAAATTGATGCGCCGTATCGTCCTGCCGCAGGCGTTCCGGGTGATCGTGCCGCCGCTGGGCAATGAATTCAACGTGATGCTGAAAAACACCACGCTGGTCAGCGTGATCGGCGTGCAGGAGCTGTTGCTCAGCACGCAGATGGTCACCTCGGCGACTTTTCGGGTGTTCGAGTTGTACCTGGTGGTGGCGATTTATTTCCTGTTGCTCACCACGCTGTGGGGCTTCTTTCAGCGCTGGCTGGAGAGCCGTTTCGGCCAGTCCGACAGACCATCTTCGCCGCCGCCGGCCTCCAGCCGGATGTTCGGGCGCAACACGCTGAAACTGCTGAGGGGACGCTAA
- a CDS encoding oxidoreductase: MHSSKTLFITGVSSGFGSALAQEALSAGHRVIGTVRNDADLKSFEALSADRAHGVLLDVTDFERIDGVIADVEATLGPVDVLVNNAGYGHEGIFEESPLAEMRRQFDVNVFGAAAMIKAFVPYFRQRRAGHILNITSMGGTITMPGIAYYCSSKFALEGLSDTLSKELQPFNIFVTAVAPGSFRTDWAGRSMQRTARSIADYDASFDPVRKAREEKSGKQLGDPRKAAQAMLQLIASAAPPAHLLLGSDALNLVRDKLQRSLSEIEQWETLTRSTDG, translated from the coding sequence ATGCACAGCAGCAAAACCCTGTTTATCACCGGTGTCAGCAGCGGCTTCGGCAGCGCCCTCGCGCAAGAAGCGCTCAGCGCCGGTCACCGAGTGATCGGTACCGTGCGCAATGACGCCGATCTGAAGTCGTTCGAGGCCCTGTCCGCGGATCGGGCACACGGGGTGTTGCTCGACGTCACCGATTTCGAACGCATCGACGGGGTGATCGCCGACGTCGAAGCCACACTGGGTCCGGTCGATGTACTGGTGAACAACGCCGGTTACGGACATGAGGGCATTTTCGAGGAGTCACCGCTGGCGGAGATGCGGCGTCAGTTCGACGTCAACGTGTTCGGAGCGGCGGCGATGATCAAGGCGTTCGTGCCGTATTTTCGGCAGCGGCGAGCCGGGCACATTCTGAATATCACCTCGATGGGTGGCACCATCACCATGCCCGGCATTGCCTATTACTGTTCGAGCAAGTTTGCCCTCGAAGGGCTCTCCGATACGCTGAGCAAGGAATTGCAACCGTTCAACATCTTTGTCACGGCGGTAGCCCCCGGTTCGTTTCGCACCGATTGGGCCGGTCGTTCGATGCAGCGCACGGCGCGTAGCATTGCCGACTACGACGCCAGTTTCGACCCGGTGCGCAAGGCCCGCGAAGAGAAAAGCGGCAAGCAGTTGGGCGATCCGCGCAAGGCTGCGCAGGCCATGCTGCAACTGATCGCCAGCGCCGCGCCGCCCGCGCACTTGCTATTGGGCAGCGATGCGCTGAATCTGGTGCGCGACAAACTGCAACGCAGCCTCAGCGAAATCGAGCAATGGGAAACCCTGACCCGCTCGACCGATGGCTGA
- a CDS encoding anti-sigma factor — translation MNELDCTVCQTQLHGYLDQELDPATAAQVAAHLSACAECARLHDQAKLLKLGVKRHAPYYPAPASLAASVFAADKPAPGFIQRWQKWLAPAFSAAALALAMVLYIATPGSEQPLIDEAVSSHVRSLMGEHLNDVVSSDRHTVKPWFTGKLDFSPPVFDYTAQGFPLLGGRLDYLQHQTTAALSYGHAKHIINVFILPTTEADTATQSRTVRGFNVVSWQAGHMRFVLVSDVEKAELEALGQLLRNGS, via the coding sequence ATGAATGAACTCGACTGCACGGTTTGCCAGACACAGCTGCACGGCTATCTGGATCAGGAGCTTGATCCGGCGACAGCTGCGCAGGTGGCAGCGCACTTGAGCGCCTGCGCCGAATGCGCGCGGCTGCATGATCAAGCGAAGTTGCTCAAGCTCGGCGTGAAGCGCCATGCGCCCTACTACCCCGCCCCCGCCTCATTGGCGGCCAGCGTGTTCGCCGCAGACAAACCTGCGCCGGGATTCATCCAGCGCTGGCAAAAATGGCTGGCCCCGGCCTTTTCCGCCGCAGCGCTGGCCCTGGCGATGGTGCTGTATATCGCCACTCCGGGCAGCGAGCAACCACTGATCGACGAGGCCGTTTCCAGTCACGTTCGTTCGTTGATGGGCGAGCATCTGAACGATGTGGTGTCGTCCGATCGCCACACCGTCAAGCCCTGGTTCACCGGCAAACTCGACTTCTCGCCTCCGGTGTTCGACTACACGGCGCAAGGCTTTCCTCTGCTCGGCGGGCGTCTGGATTACCTGCAACACCAGACCACCGCCGCCCTGAGCTACGGGCATGCCAAGCACATCATCAACGTGTTCATCCTGCCCACGACTGAGGCTGACACGGCAACGCAGAGCCGGACGGTTCGCGGCTTTAATGTGGTGTCATGGCAGGCCGGTCACATGCGCTTCGTCTTGGTTTCCGATGTAGAGAAAGCTGAGCTGGAGGCACTGGGACAGTTGCTCAGGAATGGCTCCTGA
- a CDS encoding AraC family transcriptional regulator translates to MSPSDPYTARMVQLLEQLAPLEGYNLSAREDVRFLRSNRPLSNTPVLYDPGIVILCQGRKRGYLGDDVYVYDAQHYLVVSVPVPFTMETEASAAEPMLAVYMRLDLQLASELMLQVDEVFGPSDAAPKGMYASPMDDPLRASTLRFLEAMSDPGDAQILGPALVREIYYRILTGAQGGSMRAALQQQGHFGKVSRAIRRIHSSYEQRLDVESLAEEAGMSVPSFHVHFRNVTDSSPMQYLKATRLHQARLLMLRGAMPAATAAFNVGYESASQFSREFKRFFGRTPLAEIAWMKATYALPQSTTPSLYVSSH, encoded by the coding sequence ATGAGTCCATCCGATCCGTACACCGCGCGCATGGTGCAGTTGCTCGAACAGCTCGCGCCGCTGGAGGGCTACAACCTCAGTGCGCGGGAGGACGTGCGTTTTCTGCGCTCGAATCGGCCGCTGAGCAACACTCCGGTGCTGTATGACCCGGGCATCGTGATTCTCTGTCAGGGGCGCAAGCGCGGCTATCTGGGCGATGACGTCTACGTCTATGACGCCCAGCATTATCTGGTGGTGTCGGTGCCGGTGCCGTTCACCATGGAAACCGAGGCCAGTGCGGCTGAACCGATGCTGGCGGTGTATATGCGCCTCGACCTGCAATTGGCCAGCGAGTTGATGCTGCAGGTCGACGAGGTGTTCGGGCCGAGCGACGCTGCGCCCAAGGGCATGTACGCCTCGCCGATGGATGATCCATTGCGCGCCTCGACCCTGCGTTTTCTCGAAGCGATGAGCGATCCGGGCGACGCGCAGATCCTCGGGCCGGCGCTGGTTCGGGAGATCTACTACCGGATCCTGACCGGTGCCCAAGGCGGTTCGATGCGTGCGGCACTCCAGCAGCAAGGGCATTTCGGCAAGGTCAGCCGGGCGATCCGGCGGATTCACAGCAGCTATGAGCAACGTCTGGATGTCGAGTCCCTCGCCGAGGAAGCGGGGATGAGCGTACCGAGCTTTCATGTGCATTTTCGCAATGTCACCGACTCATCGCCGATGCAATACCTCAAGGCCACGCGTCTGCATCAGGCGCGCTTGCTGATGCTGCGTGGCGCCATGCCCGCCGCGACCGCCGCGTTCAACGTCGGTTATGAAAGCGCCTCGCAGTTCAGCCGCGAGTTCAAGCGATTCTTCGGACGCACACCGCTGGCCGAGATCGCGTGGATGAAAGCCACGTATGCCCTGCCCCAGTCCACCACGCCCTCCCTGTATGTGTCTTCGCACTGA
- a CDS encoding plastocyanin/azurin family copper-binding protein, with the protein MKRQLLALMGLLLAMPVWATEVKIDIKEFMFGPKDLTVAVGTKVTWVNDDQIPHTVAETHKVFRSGALDTNDSFSWVFNTPGEFEYFCVLHPQMIGKVVVTQ; encoded by the coding sequence ATGAAAAGGCAACTGTTGGCGCTGATGGGCCTGCTGCTGGCGATGCCGGTGTGGGCGACGGAAGTGAAGATCGACATCAAGGAATTCATGTTCGGCCCCAAGGACCTGACCGTGGCCGTCGGTACCAAGGTGACGTGGGTCAATGACGATCAGATTCCGCATACGGTGGCGGAAACCCACAAGGTGTTTCGCTCAGGGGCGCTGGATACCAATGACAGCTTTTCCTGGGTGTTCAATACACCGGGGGAGTTTGAGTATTTTTGCGTGTTGCATCCGCAGATGATCGGCAAGGTGGTGGTGACGCAGTGA
- a CDS encoding GntR family transcriptional regulator, which translates to MQFAPAYDQRQPMTAEEEAYNFLLEGICGGRYRKGDRLIAEDIASEIGMSRMPVREAFRRLDAQGLVTLRPNRGAVVSGLDVEQMHEVFEMRSALEGLAIRIAVPKISERQLTALERLLDEMDDYREESAAWVSRHRKFHEYLCSLSDRPRLLKQISALYALIEAPMRLWLQHIEKPLSARQEHQMILDAIRAGDAHKAEAVVREHIEGTVPELIKFLQSEK; encoded by the coding sequence ATGCAATTCGCTCCCGCCTATGACCAGCGTCAACCGATGACCGCCGAGGAGGAGGCCTACAACTTTCTGTTGGAAGGCATCTGCGGCGGTCGTTATCGCAAGGGTGACCGGTTGATCGCCGAGGACATCGCCAGTGAAATCGGCATGAGCCGTATGCCGGTGCGCGAAGCCTTTCGCCGCCTCGATGCGCAGGGCCTGGTGACACTGCGGCCCAACCGCGGCGCGGTGGTCAGCGGTCTGGATGTCGAGCAAATGCATGAAGTCTTTGAGATGCGCAGCGCCTTGGAAGGACTGGCGATTCGCATCGCCGTACCAAAGATCAGCGAGCGTCAGTTGACGGCGCTGGAGCGGCTTCTCGATGAAATGGATGACTACCGCGAGGAGAGTGCGGCGTGGGTCAGTCGCCATCGCAAGTTCCATGAGTACCTGTGCAGCCTCAGCGATCGCCCACGGCTGCTGAAGCAGATCAGCGCCCTCTACGCGCTGATCGAAGCGCCCATGCGCCTGTGGTTACAGCACATCGAAAAGCCCCTGAGTGCGCGCCAGGAACATCAGATGATCCTTGATGCGATTCGCGCCGGCGACGCCCACAAGGCCGAGGCCGTGGTGCGTGAACACATCGAAGGCACGGTGCCCGAGCTGATCAAGTTTCTGCAATCGGAAAAATAA
- a CDS encoding amino acid ABC transporter ATP-binding protein — translation MAHQSDELIIEALNIHKSFGDLQILKGISLQVRRGEVVVLIGASGSGKTTFIRCINLLEDIQSGEIRVSGRPMGYRTRADGSLVRDSERNIARQRRDIGMVFQRFNLFPHMTALENIIEAPIQVLGVPRQAALEQAQALLKRVGLADKASHYPSMLSGGQQQRVAIARALAMKPQAMLFDEPTSALDPETVGEVLQVMKELAEEGMTMVVVTHEMGFAREVADRVVVLDQGELIEQGPPEQIFSRPTHPRTQAFLSRVL, via the coding sequence ATGGCGCATCAAAGTGACGAGCTGATCATCGAGGCGCTGAACATTCACAAGTCCTTCGGCGATCTGCAGATTCTCAAGGGCATCTCGCTGCAAGTGCGCCGTGGCGAAGTGGTGGTGCTGATTGGCGCCTCAGGTTCGGGCAAGACCACGTTTATCCGCTGCATCAACCTGCTCGAAGACATTCAGTCCGGGGAGATTCGGGTCAGCGGCCGGCCCATGGGCTATCGCACGCGGGCTGACGGCAGTCTGGTGCGCGACTCGGAACGCAACATCGCTCGCCAGCGCCGGGACATCGGCATGGTGTTCCAGCGCTTCAACCTGTTCCCGCACATGACCGCCTTGGAAAACATTATCGAAGCACCGATTCAGGTGTTGGGTGTGCCGCGCCAGGCTGCGCTGGAGCAGGCGCAGGCACTGCTCAAACGGGTCGGTCTGGCGGACAAGGCCAGTCATTACCCGTCGATGCTTTCCGGCGGTCAGCAGCAACGCGTCGCCATTGCCCGAGCGCTGGCGATGAAGCCACAGGCGATGCTGTTCGACGAGCCCACCAGCGCCCTCGACCCGGAAACTGTCGGCGAGGTTCTGCAAGTGATGAAGGAGTTGGCCGAAGAGGGCATGACCATGGTCGTGGTCACCCATGAAATGGGTTTTGCCCGCGAGGTGGCCGACCGGGTGGTGGTGCTCGATCAGGGTGAACTGATCGAACAAGGCCCGCCGGAACAGATTTTCAGTCGTCCCACCCATCCCCGTACCCAAGCCTTTCTCAGCCGCGTGCTGTGA
- a CDS encoding sigma-70 family RNA polymerase sigma factor: protein MKRFEELIAPHLDAAYNLARWLTGNDSAARDVVQESALRAFRFLQRFADGNAKAWFLTIVRNESYTWLKASAGRHWVALDDESAAGDCALSHSQTPELLAIHTENAALLQRALCALPPVFREVIVLKELEDLPYKDIALVVDIPIGTVMSRLARARAMLKLELLKLHDHE, encoded by the coding sequence ATGAAGCGATTTGAGGAACTGATTGCGCCGCATCTGGACGCGGCCTACAACCTTGCGCGCTGGCTGACCGGCAACGACAGCGCCGCGCGCGACGTCGTGCAGGAAAGCGCCCTGCGCGCTTTCCGGTTTTTGCAGCGTTTCGCCGATGGCAACGCCAAGGCGTGGTTTCTGACCATTGTGCGCAACGAAAGCTACACCTGGCTCAAGGCGTCGGCCGGGCGCCATTGGGTTGCCCTCGATGACGAAAGCGCGGCTGGCGACTGCGCGTTGAGCCACAGTCAGACCCCGGAGCTGCTGGCGATTCACACTGAAAACGCCGCGCTGTTGCAACGAGCGCTATGCGCCCTGCCGCCGGTGTTTCGCGAGGTGATTGTGCTCAAGGAACTCGAAGACCTGCCCTACAAGGACATCGCCCTGGTGGTCGATATTCCCATCGGTACCGTCATGTCCAGGCTGGCCCGGGCGCGGGCCATGCTCAAGCTCGAATTACTGAAGTTGCACGACCATGAATGA
- a CDS encoding metallophosphoesterase — translation MDIQAKHPLRTDGLLNPDRRTLLKCSAWAGAGVIWALSGGVPKAFALDEAGNVSEPKALASTFHFVQISDSHIGFNKEANPEPVKTLQVAIDKVIALPKRPALILHTGDITHLSKPEEFDTAAQLLKGLPSTVHYVPGEHDTLDEGGGKLYLERYGKGTKGNGWYSFDDHGVHFIGLINVFNFQAGHEATLGADQLAWLADDLRAVSSSTPIVVFTHIPLWTIYQPWGWGTEDGDQAIAMLRKYGSVTVLNGHIHQVIQKVEGNITFHTARGTAYPQPAPGAAPSPGPMTVAADQLRNYLGITDVRATQGDHPLALIDSTLV, via the coding sequence ATGGACATTCAAGCAAAACACCCATTGCGCACCGACGGCTTGCTCAACCCGGACCGGCGCACCCTGCTCAAATGCTCGGCGTGGGCCGGGGCCGGGGTCATTTGGGCCTTGAGCGGCGGGGTTCCCAAAGCCTTCGCGCTGGACGAGGCGGGCAACGTCAGCGAGCCCAAGGCCCTGGCCAGCACCTTTCACTTCGTGCAGATCAGCGACTCGCACATCGGCTTCAATAAGGAAGCCAATCCGGAACCGGTGAAGACCTTGCAAGTGGCGATCGACAAGGTCATCGCGCTCCCCAAACGTCCCGCACTGATTCTGCACACCGGCGACATCACGCACCTGTCCAAGCCTGAGGAATTCGACACCGCCGCGCAGTTGCTCAAGGGCCTGCCATCCACCGTGCATTACGTGCCCGGTGAGCACGACACCCTCGACGAGGGCGGCGGCAAGCTTTACCTGGAGCGCTACGGCAAAGGCACCAAAGGCAACGGCTGGTACAGCTTCGATGATCACGGCGTGCACTTCATCGGGCTGATCAACGTCTTCAACTTCCAGGCCGGTCACGAAGCCACCCTCGGCGCCGATCAACTGGCCTGGCTGGCGGATGATTTGCGCGCTGTCAGCAGCAGCACCCCCATCGTCGTGTTCACCCACATCCCGCTGTGGACCATTTATCAGCCGTGGGGCTGGGGCACCGAGGACGGCGATCAGGCGATTGCGATGCTGCGCAAGTACGGTTCGGTGACGGTGTTGAACGGGCACATCCATCAGGTGATCCAGAAAGTCGAAGGCAATATCACCTTCCACACCGCCCGTGGCACTGCCTATCCACAGCCGGCTCCGGGTGCCGCACCGTCGCCGGGGCCGATGACGGTAGCGGCCGATCAACTGCGCAATTACCTGGGGATCACCGACGTGCGTGCGACCCAGGGCGATCACCCGCTGGCACTGATTGACTCAACACTGGTTTAA
- a CDS encoding gamma-glutamyltransferase family protein, with protein sequence MLKFSAHEYPYPSQRQSVFARRGMVAASQPLAAQAGIEMLQKGGNAIDAAIATAAALTVVEPTGCGLGGDAFALVWFKDQLHGLNANGHAPASLSIEAVTAAGHEQMPLYGWTPVTVPGCPSAWAELSQRFGLLPFADLLQPAINLARDGFPLSPVVAHQWQIALDEFTPHRDQVLQAWFDTFLIDGRAPKAGELFRNPAQARTLEELAATRCESLYRGALAQRLDAHSRATGGYLRATDLEHYRAQWVEPIHVNYRGVDVWEIPPSGQGLVALMALKILEGFDFDHRDSQQTWHRQLEAMKLAYSDGLHYITDPLHMRVAVADLLSDEYSARRRAQIGEQAQPPKPGDPHASGTVYLATADGQGNMVSFIQSNYHGFGSGVVLPDSGIALQNRGQEFSLDPEHANALAPGKKTFHTIIPGFLTKDGQALGPFGVMGGYMQPQGHVQMVMNLVDFGLNPQSALDAPRWQWLGGMKVGIEQGASRDLANALARRGHEVQIASDLTDYGRGQIILRDPVTGVLCGGTEPRADSHIAVW encoded by the coding sequence ATGTTGAAATTTTCTGCTCACGAATATCCCTATCCGTCGCAACGCCAAAGCGTGTTTGCCCGTCGTGGCATGGTCGCGGCGTCCCAACCTTTGGCCGCACAGGCCGGCATCGAAATGCTGCAAAAGGGCGGCAATGCGATCGACGCCGCCATCGCCACGGCGGCGGCCCTGACCGTGGTCGAGCCTACGGGCTGTGGCCTGGGCGGTGATGCGTTTGCGCTGGTCTGGTTCAAGGATCAGTTGCATGGCCTCAATGCCAACGGCCATGCCCCGGCGTCGTTAAGTATCGAAGCGGTAACAGCAGCAGGCCATGAGCAAATGCCGCTCTATGGCTGGACGCCGGTGACGGTTCCCGGTTGCCCATCGGCCTGGGCCGAGCTGTCGCAACGCTTTGGCTTATTACCGTTCGCCGATCTGCTGCAACCGGCGATCAATCTGGCCAGAGACGGTTTTCCGCTGTCGCCGGTAGTTGCCCATCAGTGGCAGATCGCGCTGGATGAGTTCACTCCCCATCGCGATCAAGTGCTACAGGCCTGGTTCGATACGTTCCTGATTGACGGTCGCGCGCCCAAGGCCGGGGAGCTATTCCGTAACCCGGCTCAGGCGCGAACCCTTGAAGAATTGGCGGCTACCCGTTGCGAGAGTTTGTATCGCGGCGCGTTGGCGCAACGCCTGGATGCGCATTCACGGGCAACGGGTGGCTATCTTCGCGCTACGGATCTGGAGCATTACCGCGCGCAATGGGTGGAGCCGATTCACGTCAATTACCGTGGCGTGGATGTCTGGGAAATCCCGCCGAGCGGGCAGGGTCTGGTCGCCTTGATGGCGCTGAAGATTCTCGAGGGTTTCGACTTCGATCACCGTGACAGCCAGCAGACCTGGCACCGGCAACTGGAGGCAATGAAACTGGCCTACAGCGATGGTCTGCACTACATCACGGATCCGCTGCACATGCGCGTGGCCGTCGCCGATCTGTTGAGCGACGAGTACAGCGCCCGCCGCCGCGCTCAGATCGGCGAACAGGCGCAGCCGCCGAAGCCGGGCGATCCCCACGCCAGCGGCACGGTGTACCTGGCCACGGCGGACGGGCAGGGCAATATGGTGTCGTTCATCCAGAGCAATTATCACGGCTTCGGCTCAGGCGTAGTGCTGCCGGATAGCGGCATCGCCCTGCAGAACCGTGGGCAGGAATTCAGCCTGGATCCCGAGCATGCCAACGCGTTGGCGCCGGGCAAAAAGACCTTTCATACGATTATTCCTGGTTTCCTCACCAAGGACGGTCAAGCGTTGGGCCCGTTCGGTGTGATGGGCGGCTACATGCAGCCGCAGGGCCATGTGCAGATGGTCATGAACCTGGTGGATTTCGGCCTGAACCCGCAATCGGCACTGGACGCGCCGCGCTGGCAGTGGCTTGGCGGGATGAAGGTCGGCATCGAACAGGGCGCTTCAAGGGATCTGGCCAATGCGTTGGCGCGTCGCGGGCATGAGGTGCAGATCGCCAGTGATCTGACGGATTACGGACGAGGGCAGATCATTCTGCGTGATCCGGTGACGGGTGTGTTGTGTGGGGGGACTGAGCCGAGGGCGGATTCGCATATCGCGGTTTGGTAA
- a CDS encoding ABC transporter substrate-binding protein yields the protein MHTSRLLLAAISLGLCSQWALAAPTVPERLVKVDKLTYCSGMDSPPLVSFDEAQKPKGLTVDLGLEIAKRLGDKKVDWRVIPFSGLLPALLAKQCDMIVDQLFDKPERREVIDIVNYMYSSQAVVVPKGNPKALKTLADLSGHKIAVLNGSTIKTLLDTENESLTKAGKPPMKLVVYNTDTDAFQALRISQVDAYGTTVETAGYYAAMAPDLFEEGVPAFSRILTGLGIRKDDPQLSAAVQQIISDMRGDGSYNQLLNKWHVSSDTLD from the coding sequence ATGCATACGTCTCGCCTGTTACTGGCTGCAATTTCCCTCGGGCTCTGTTCGCAGTGGGCGCTTGCCGCACCGACGGTGCCGGAGCGTCTGGTCAAGGTCGACAAACTCACCTATTGCTCGGGCATGGATTCGCCGCCACTGGTGTCCTTCGATGAAGCGCAAAAGCCCAAAGGCCTGACCGTCGACCTGGGACTGGAAATCGCCAAGCGTCTGGGCGACAAGAAAGTTGATTGGCGGGTGATTCCGTTTTCCGGATTGCTCCCGGCGTTGCTCGCCAAACAGTGCGACATGATCGTCGATCAGTTGTTCGACAAGCCCGAGCGCCGTGAGGTGATCGACATCGTCAACTACATGTATTCCAGTCAGGCGGTGGTGGTGCCCAAGGGCAATCCGAAGGCGCTGAAAACCCTCGCGGATCTGAGCGGGCACAAGATCGCGGTGCTCAACGGCTCGACCATCAAGACCTTGCTCGACACCGAAAATGAAAGCCTGACCAAGGCCGGCAAGCCGCCGATGAAACTGGTGGTCTACAACACCGACACCGATGCCTTTCAGGCGCTGCGCATCAGTCAGGTCGACGCTTACGGCACCACGGTGGAAACCGCCGGCTATTACGCTGCGATGGCTCCGGACCTGTTCGAGGAAGGCGTACCGGCCTTCAGCCGGATCCTCACCGGTCTGGGCATTCGCAAGGACGATCCGCAACTGAGCGCTGCGGTGCAGCAAATCATCAGCGACATGCGCGGCGATGGCAGCTACAACCAGCTTCTGAACAAGTGGCACGTCTCCAGCGACACACTCGATTGA
- a CDS encoding polyamine ABC transporter substrate-binding protein, with amino-acid sequence MRLSSLFAALCCAAVVPMLQAADSVVKVYNWSDYIGPDTLKNFEKDSTIKVQYDIFDTNEMLEAKLLSGHSGYDVVVPSSQFLSKQIRAGAYQPLQRGLLDNWKHLDPRLMQRLQAADRGNQYAVPYMWGTVGIGYNEEKVRAVLGKDVPLDSWSMVFDPQNLAKLKNCGVAFLDAPVKIIPQALLYLGLDPNSVKPDDYKQASKLLMTLRPSVTYFNSSKYTADLANGDICVAIGYSGDVMQAQTRAREAGKNIDIRYLIPKEGVNLWFDMLAIPKDAGNIANAHAFINYLLRPEVIAPVSDYVGYANPNKDATALMDPKVSGNPGIYPSDEVINHAFVSADLPENIQRLITREWNRIKSGQ; translated from the coding sequence ATGCGTTTATCGAGCTTGTTCGCGGCGCTGTGCTGCGCCGCCGTGGTGCCCATGCTTCAGGCTGCCGATTCGGTGGTGAAGGTTTACAACTGGTCCGATTACATCGGCCCCGACACGCTGAAGAATTTCGAAAAAGACAGCACGATCAAGGTTCAGTACGACATCTTCGACACCAATGAAATGCTCGAGGCCAAGTTGCTCTCCGGGCATTCGGGCTACGACGTGGTGGTGCCGTCCAGCCAGTTTCTTTCGAAACAGATTCGCGCCGGCGCCTACCAGCCGCTGCAACGCGGATTGCTGGATAACTGGAAGCACCTCGATCCACGTCTGATGCAGCGTCTGCAGGCTGCCGACCGCGGCAACCAATACGCCGTGCCGTACATGTGGGGCACGGTGGGCATCGGCTACAACGAGGAGAAGGTGCGCGCCGTGCTCGGCAAGGATGTGCCGCTCGATTCGTGGTCGATGGTGTTCGATCCGCAGAACCTCGCCAAACTGAAAAACTGCGGCGTGGCCTTCCTCGATGCCCCTGTGAAGATCATCCCCCAGGCCCTGCTTTATCTCGGGCTGGACCCCAACAGCGTCAAGCCCGACGACTACAAACAGGCTTCTAAACTGTTGATGACTCTGCGTCCCTCTGTGACCTACTTCAACTCATCGAAGTACACCGCCGACCTGGCCAATGGCGATATCTGCGTGGCGATCGGCTATTCCGGTGACGTGATGCAGGCCCAAACCCGGGCACGCGAGGCCGGAAAAAATATCGATATCCGCTACCTGATTCCCAAGGAAGGCGTGAACCTCTGGTTCGACATGCTGGCGATTCCCAAGGATGCCGGCAATATCGCCAACGCCCATGCGTTCATCAACTACTTGCTGCGCCCTGAGGTGATTGCGCCGGTCAGTGATTACGTCGGCTACGCCAATCCAAACAAGGACGCCACGGCGTTGATGGACCCGAAGGTCAGCGGCAACCCGGGGATCTACCCGTCTGACGAAGTGATCAACCATGCCTTCGTCTCCGCCGATCTGCCGGAAAACATCCAGCGCCTGATCACCCGCGAATGGAACCGGATCAAGTCCGGCCAATGA